Proteins from one Setaria italica strain Yugu1 chromosome V, Setaria_italica_v2.0, whole genome shotgun sequence genomic window:
- the LOC101784744 gene encoding beclin-1-like protein: protein MKHLAGGKGGAVGRPVPRFRCQECHGALAVVGVADRLPPCGMHASAVIMGTIRMDNSYVVLSKKDRPKGLGIPPRPPTSASTHIEPNQRTRVIEDSYIMLPPSTASIYKTSSSEEDGAQLLPPSVNSSSSSLGNNSGFFSSATVLKRAFEIATSQTQVEQPLCLECMRVLSDKMDFEIEDINYDIKAYEACLQNLEQESYSILSETDFQNEKQKIDKEEKKLKADIEEAEKQYSEVISEMKNLETKSKQFEELEERYWQEFNSVQFLLTSHQEERNAISAKIEDYQTHLEMLKSTNVLNDAFNISQYGVFGTINNLRLGHTHVVEWDEINAAWGQAALLLHTMAQYYTPKFQYRIKIHAMGSYPRITDINNKTHKLFGPANVLFSTQYDEAMKWFLMCLQEFVDFAVSLDKENNVPPDELLKLPYKIDGDKVGGYRVVLGDFNTRENSTKALKNMLRDLNWVLFWFIGTTSFALPSGALHTQI from the exons ATGAAGCACCTGGCCGGTGGCAAGGGCGGCGCGGTGGGCCGACCTGTGCCGCGGTTCAGGTGCCAGGAGTGCCACGGCGCGCTTGCCGTCGTCGGGGTCGCCGACAGGCTCCCGCCCTGCG GTATGCATGCATCTGCTGTTATTATGGGCACAATCAGGATGGATAATTCTTATGTAGTATTATCGAAGAAGGACAGACCTAAAGGTCTTGGAATTCCCCCACGGCCACCAACTTCAGCATCCACACATATTGAACCTAACCAACGAACAAGGGTGATAGAGGACTCATATATTATGCTTCCACCTTCTACTGCTTCCATATACAAGACATCTTCCTCTGAAGAAGATGGTGCACAGCTGCTGCCACCAAGTGTAAACTCCAGTAGCTCTTCACTAGGAAATAATTCTGGATTTTTCTCTAGTGCAACTGTATTAAAAAGAGCATTTGAGATTGCTACCTCACAAACTCAG GTTGAGCAGCCACTTTGTCTGGAATGTATGAGAGTTCTTTCTGATAAGATGGATTTTGAGATTGAAGATATTAATTATGATATTAAAGCTTATGAGGCTTGTCTTCAAAATCTGGAGCAAGAATCCTACAGCATCCTCAGTGAAACAGATTTTCAGAATGAGAAACAAAAG ATTgataaagaagaaaagaaacttaAAGCTGATATTGAAGAAGCTGAAAAGCAATATTCAGAAGTTATTTCTGAGATGAAAAATCTTGAAACAAAATCTAAACAATTTGAGGAATTGGAAGAGCG GTATTGGCAAGAATTCAACAGCGTTCAGTTTCTGCTGACATCTCATCAG GAAGAAAGAAATGCCATTTCGGCCAAAATAGAAGATTATCAGACCCACTTGGAAATGTTAAAGAGTACAAATGTTCTGAATGATGCATTCAACATTTCTCAATATGGAGTATTTGGAACAATAAATAATCTCCGTCTTGGACACACTCATGTG GTTGAGTGGGATGAGATAAATGCTGCTTGGGGTCAGGCTGCCCTTTTGTTGCATACCATGGCTCAGTATTACACCCCGAAATTTCA ATACCGGATCAAGATTCACGCTATGGGAAGCTATCCAAGAATCACGGACATCAATAACAAAACACATAAACT GTTTGGTCCAGCAAATGTGTTGTTCAGCACCCAATATGATGAAGCCATGAAATGGTTTCTGATGTGCCTGCAAGAGTTTGTTGATTTTGCTGTAAGTTTGGATAAAGAGAACAACGTTCCACCTGACGAGTTATTGAAGCTCCCCTATAA GATTGATGGTGACAAAGTAGGGGGCTACAGGGTCGTCCTAGGTGATTTCAATACAAGGGAGAATTCGACAAAGGCGCTGAAGAACATGCTCCGCGATTTGAATTGGGTTCTCTTCTGGTTTATCGGCACCACAAGCTTTGCACTGCCCTCGGGAGCATTGCACACGCAGATATGA
- the LOC101785140 gene encoding protein SDE2 homolog, with amino-acid sequence MAEAPQYQILVRLLDGRTRCLRFTTPTVSGAALLDAVASLSRVPAAALRLVTGRLDVSPSAVLTSAAYGQFPSASALLRLRGGKGGFGSLLRGAASKAGQKKTSNFDACRDINGRRLRHVNAERRLEEWKAEAADRQLEKLAEDFIKKKAKEAGRGKGPSAAEVDKYLEKFRKDAEICVNAVEESVRASLGKRKTAPKPPPGADSKKLRIWLGKNKVEDDESDSDSDEDDEDREGDEGTDAKSIVLDDGNCSNGSSKSDDKKHDLGSVSGSHSEGESSGEKSGHNDSEENGKCVQSIVELTMRSEAEGGDFESDGSVETEVGMVDQPISEKSDEVKADVDNTASAALDEVKADVGNTVSAASNQNNPEVPQVEESADVNKSSPSEPLDLAKYSSAAELETLGLEKLKMELQTRGLKCGGTLQERAARLFLLKTTPLDKLPKKLLAKPAAGGK; translated from the exons ATGGCAGAGGCCCCCCAGTACCAGATCCTGGTGCGGCTCCTCGACGGGCGCACCCGCTGCCTCCGCTTCACCACGCCCACAGTCTCCGgcgccgcgctcctcgacgccgTCGCGTCCCTCTCCCgcgttcccgccgccgccctccgcctcgtcaccgGCCGCCTCGACGTCTCGCCCTCCGCCGTCCTCACCTCAGCCGCCTACGGACAGTTCCCCTCGGCGTCcgcgctcctccgcctccggggAGGCAAGGGCGGGTTCGGCTCCCTTCTCAGAGGGGCCGCCTCCAAGGCAGGCCAGAAGAAGACCAGCAATTTCGACGCCTGCCGCGACATCAAcggccgccgtctccgccacGTCAACGCCGAGCGCCGCCTCGAGGAATGGAAGGCCGAGGCCGCGGACCGCCAGCTCGAGAAGCTCGCCGAGGACTTCATCAAGAAAAAGGCCAAGGAGGCGGGCCGCGGCAAAGGGCCCTCAGCTGCCGAGGTGGACAAGTACCTTGAGAAGTTCCGCAAGGATGCTGAGATCTGCGTCAACGCTGTTGAGGAATCCGTGCGTGCATCTCTTGGGAAGAGGAAGACCGCGCCTAAGCCGCCCCCTGGGGCAGACTCCAAGAAGCTTAGGATTTG GTTGGGAAAGAATAAGGTAGAAGATGATGAAAGCGATAGTGACagtgatgaggatgatgaggatAGAGAAGGTGATGAGGGCACAGATGCCAAATCTATAGTTCTTGATGATGGGAATTGCTCGAATGGATCCAGCAAAAGTGACGACAAGAAGCATGATCTGGGTTCAGTTTCTGGGTCACATTCAGAAGGAGAGTCCTCAGGTGAAAAGTCCGGGCACAATGATTCAGAAGAAAACGGAAAATGTGTTCAGTCAATTGTGGAACTAACAATGAGATCAGAGGCTGAAGGTGGTGATTTTGAATCTGATGGTAGTGTGGAAACTGAAGTTGGAATGGTGGATCAGCCCATTTCTGAGAAATCAGATGAAGTGAAAGCAGATGTGGATAACACTGCTTCAGCGGCTTTAGACGAAGTGAAAGCAGATGTGGGTAACACTGTTTCAGCTGCATCAAATCAAAACAACCCAGAGGTGCCTCAAGTAGAAGAATCTGCTGATGTAAACAAATCTTCTCCTTCAGAACCATTAGACCTGGCAAAGTATAGTTCAGCTGCAGAATTGGAG ACTCTTGGCTTGGAGAAGCTCAAGATGGAGCTACAAACTCGCGGACTAAAGTGTGGTGGAACTTTGCAGGAGCGAGCTGCACGACTTTTCCTTCTGAAGACAACCCCACTGGACAAGCTACCAAAGAAGCTGCTCGCAAAGCCTGCCGCTGGGGGAAAGTGA